Proteins encoded within one genomic window of Pseudorasbora parva isolate DD20220531a chromosome 3, ASM2467924v1, whole genome shotgun sequence:
- the gjb1a gene encoding connexin 27.5 isoform X1 yields MPLTPPAESDLEPKMNWASFYAVISGVNRHSTGIGRIWLSVLFIFRILVLVVAAESVWGDEKAHFICNTQQPGCNSVCYDHFFPISHIRLWALQLIMVSTPALLVAMHIAHRRHIDKKLYRQAGRTSPKDLEQIKTQKMKITGALWWTYMISLLFRVLFESAFMYLFYMIYPGYKMFRLVKCDSYPCPNIVDCFVSRPTEKTVFTIFMLAVSGVCILLNIAEIIFLVARATSRHLNNSKDSAVGAWISQKLFSF; encoded by the exons ATGCCACTAACACCACCTGCGGAGTCTG ATCTGGAACCAAAAATGAACTGGGCGTCTTTTTATGCCGTGATCAGCGGCGTGAACCGGCATTCCACTGGCATTGGGCGGATTTGGCTGTCTGTCCTCTTCATTTTCCGGATCCTGGTTCTGGTGGTGGCAGCTGAGAGCGTATGGGGCGATGAGAAAGCCCATTTCATCTGCAACACCCAGCAGCCTGGTTGCAACAGCGTGTGTTACGACCACTTCTTTCCCATCTCTCATATCCGACTGTGGGCGCTGCAGCTCATCATGGTCTCTACCCCCGCCCTGCTGGTGGCCATGCACATTGCACATCGTCGGCATAtcgacaaaaagttatatcGCCAAGCTGGCCGCACCAGTCCAAAGGATTTGGAGCAGATAAAGACACAAAAGATGAAGATAACCGGCGCCCTTTGGTGGACATACATGATTAGCCTGCTGTTCCGTGTGTTATTCGAATCCGCCTTTATGTATCTCTTCTACATGATTTACCCAGGCTACAAGATGTTCCGGTTGGTAAAGTGTGACTCGTACCCGTGCCCAAACATAGTCGACTGCTTTGTGTCCCGGCCAACAGAGAAAACAGTATTCACCATATTTATGCTTGCGGTGTCCGGCGTCTGCATCCTGCTCAACATTGCAGAAATCATCTTTCTTGTTGCTAGGGCAACAAGTCGCCATCTCAATAACTCCAAGGACTCCGCGGTGGGAGCCTGGATATCCCAGAAACTGTTTTCCTTTTAG
- the tbc1d8b gene encoding TBC1 domain family member 8B — protein MWLKPEEVLLKNALKLWVTEKSNDYFVLQRRRGSGEDSGGLTGLLVGTLDTVLDSTARVAPFRILHQTPDSQVYWIIACGASLEEISQHWDWLQQNIIRTLFVFDSGEDITSFVQGKIRGLIAEEGTSADGEEDPERFREAVLRFERLFVLPQKEKLVTYFSCSYWRGRVPNQGWIYLSTNFLCFYSYMLGNEVKLVYPWDEVSRLERTSSVMLAESIRVRVRGEDHFFSMLLRLQQTYIIMQQLADYAIVRFFDKETFNAEHPLANPLHITQRALEIHARNQSFRAFFRLPQEESLCEVYESFLWVPFSHVNALGKICVSENYLCFASQDGSQCHLIMPLWEVFSVELPDRGSRALTVCLRGKRALRFSEVRDFERLAATIRRKCGTAGSPQHCVSNPDEEGVMVGQSQAVSTEALMNVFHPHDAENLDPKMLKERMKEQSWQIHFAEYGRGTGMFCTKKTRDLIVRGVPETLRGELWMLFSGAVHDMTSHPGYYGRLLEECMGSSSLACDEIERDLHRSLPEHPAFQSDTGISALRRVLTAYAHRNPKIGYCQAMNILTSVLLLYAKEEEAFWLLVAVCERMLPDYFNRRIIGALVDQAVFEELIREHLTQLTEHMTDLSFFSSVSLSWFLTLFISVLPIESAVNVVDCFFYDGIKAILQLGLAVLDYNMDNLLCCHDDAEAVTVLNRFFDNVTNKDSPLPATVQQASATTNDKSIQKVDICDLIKEAYEKYGDIRTEEVENMRKKNKLYVIQTLEDTTKQNVLRVVAQGVKFSAAQLDELYMLFKRQHFVSCYWSVCSPALQNHDPSLPYLDQYQLDQSQFSSLFNLLLPWTTHTHACSLARSAFRILDENGDGLVNFKEFICGLDILYNRSFTEKLKLLFKLHLQPGTQECKILPSSRFFPPAEDHSFSTRLSDSAEDGVIRKCPERGRAKVDLQEYLKQWQEDLQRRDENIKDLPRINQVQFIRLTKTLYGVFHGDEEEESLYRAVARVTSLLLRMEEVGRKLQESSPQKTPQNTPTSTAQPETSPTLPTSPEAETLALGEGAHDHPESPVSQHELVPSHSDITPNSTSRPSTPTSSPTGTSSPALDTPTDTPSSPCTVRDGDWSFSFEQILASLLNEPSVVRFFERAVDTGALIARARKNQLKDAH, from the exons ATGTGGCTCAAACCCGAAGAGGTGCTTCTCAAAAACGCGCTGAAATTATGGGTGACGGAGAAATCCAACGATTACTTCGTGCTGCAGCGCAGACGCGGATCCGGGGAGGACAGCGGAGGATTGACAG GCCTGCTGGTTGGCACTTTGGATACAGTTCTTGACTCTACAGCCAGAGTTGCCCCGTTTCGCATTTTACACCAGACGCCTGACTCTCAGGTGTACTGGATCATCGCCTGTG gagCATCTTTAGAGGAGATCTCGCAGCACTGGGACTGGCTGCAGCAGAACATCATCAGAACTCTTTTTGTGTTTGACTCTGGTGAAGACATCACCAGTTTTGTCCAGGGAAAGATAAGG GGTCTGATAGCAGAGGAGGGCACATCCGCAGATGGCGAGGAAGATCCTGAGCGCTTCCGGGAGGCAGTGCTGCGCTTTGAACGTCTGTTTGTTTTGCCTCAGAAAGAGAAGCTTGTGACGTATTTCTCTTGCAGCTACTGGAGAGGACGAGTGCCAAACCAGGGCTGGATCTACCTCAGCACCAACTTCCTGTGTTTCTACTCCTATATGCTGGGAAACGAGG TGAAACTGGTGTATCCCTGGGATgaagtgagccgcctggaacgTACATCAAGCGTGATGTTGGCAGAGAGCATCCGTGTGCGTGTGCGAGGAGAGGATCATTTCTTTTCGATGCTCCTGAGGCTCCAGCAGACATATATTATCATGCAGCAGCTTGCCGACTACGCCATTGTGCGCTTCTTCGACAAAGAAACATTTAATGCTGAACATCCACTGGCCAACCCCCTTCACATCACGCAGAG GGCTCTGGAAATACATGCACGGAATCAGTCATTCCGAGCTTTTTTTCGGTTGCCACAGGAGGAAAGCCTTTGTGAAGTGTACGAGAGTTTCCTCTGGGTTCCATTCAGCCATGTCAATGCGCTTGGAAAAATCTGTGTCTCTGAGAACTATCTGTGTTTTGCAAGCCAGGATGGATCTCAGTGCCATCTCATAATGCCTCTATGGGAG GTGTTTAGTGTGGAGCTGCCAGACCGCGGTAGCCGTGCCCTGACTGTGTGTCTGCGTGGCAAGAGAGCTTTGCGTTTTTCTGAGGTTCGGGATTTTGAGCGACTTGCTGCCACCATCCGCAGAAAGTGTGGTACAGCCGGAAGCCCCCAGCATTGCGTCAGTAATCCG GATGAGGAGGGTGTGATGGTGGGGCAAAGTCAAGCCGTCAGCACAGAAGCTCTCATGAACGTCTTTCATCCGCACGATGCAGAAAACCTTGACCCCAAAATG CTGAAGGAGCGAATGAAGGAGCAGTCATGGCAGATCCACTTTGCTGAATATGGCCGTGGAACTGGAATGTTTTGCACCAAAAAAACACGGGATCTCATTGTACGGGGAGTTCCAGAGACTCTCAGAGGAGAACTGTGGATGCTCTTCTCAG GTGCAGTACATGACATGACCTCTCACCCCGGGTACTACGGGCGCCTACTGGAGGAATGTATGGGCAGCAGCTCACTCGCGTGTGATGAGATTGAGAGAGATCTGCACCGCTCTCTCCCAGAACACCCAGCATTCCAGAGTGACACAGGAATCTCTGCCCTTCGCCGTGTCCTGACTGCTTATGCTCACCGCAACCCCAAAATTGGCTATTGCCAG GCAATGAATATCCTGACGTCTGTGTTACTGCTGTATGCTAAAGAGGAAGAGGCCTTCTGGCTGCTGGTTGCCGTGTGCGAACGAATGCTCCCAGACTACTTCAATCGCAGAATTATTG GTGCCTTGGTGGACCAAGCCGTGTTCGAGGAACTGATCCGTGAGCATCTAACCCAGCTGACGGAACACATGACAGACCTGTCGTTCTTCTCATCAGTATCATTGTCCTGGTTCCTGACACTCTTCATCAGTGTACTGCCCATTGAGAGTGCTGTGAATGTCGTTGATTGCTTCTTTTATGATGGGATCAAAGCCATCCTGCAGCTTGGCCTTGCTGTGCTCGACTACAATATGGACAATCTGCTTTGTTGCCATGACGACGCAGAAGCTGTCACTGTCCTCAACAG GTTTTTTGACAATGTCACGAATAAAGACAGTCCTCTACCAGCTACCGTACAGCAGGCATCTGCAACAACTAATGACAAATCAATACAAAAGGTTGACATCTGTGATCTCATCAAAGAGGCTTATGAG AAATATGGAGACATTCGAACAGAGGAAGTGGAAAACATGCGGAAGAAGAACAAGCTTTATGTCATTCAGACATTAGAagacacaacaaaacaaaatgta TTGCGTGTTGTTGCTCAAGGTGTGAAGTTCAGTGCTGCTCAGCTGGATGAGCTCTACATGCTCTTTAAG AGGCAACACTTTGTGAGCTGTTACTGGTCAGTGTGTAGTCCTGCCCTGCAGAACCATGACCCCAGCCTGCCATATCTGGACCAGTACCAGCTGGATCAGTCCCAGTTTAGTAGCCTGTTTAACCTCCTGCTGCCATGgaccacacacacgcacgcatgctCTCTGGCACGATCAGCCTTTCGTATTCTGGACGAGAACGGAGATGGACTTGTGAACTTTAAAGAATTCATATGCGGTCTGG atATCTTATACAACAGATCATTCACAGAAAAACTAAAGCTTCTCTTCAAACTACACCTTCAACCAG GGACCCAGGAGTGTAAGATTTTACCGTCGTCTAGATTTTTTCCTCCAGCTGAAGATCACTCTTTCTCCACTCGTCTTTCTG ACTCTGCAGAAGATGGAGTGATCAGAAAATGTCCAGAGAGAG GTCGTGCTAAAGTAGATCTGCAAGAATATCTGAAACAGTGGCAGGAAGACTTGCAGCGGAGAGATGAGAATATTAAAGATCTGCCCAGAATTAATcag GTGCAGTTTATTCGTTTGACGAAAACTCTATATGGCGTGTTCCACggtgatgaggaggaggagagtCTGTACCGCGCCGTGGCGCGAGTGACCAGTCTTCTGTTGCGCATGGAGGAGGTGGGGAGGAAGCTACAGGAAAGTAGCCCACAAAAAACACCCCAAAATACACCCACCAGCACGGCTCAGCCAGAGACCTCCCCAACATTACCCACCAGCCCTGAGGCCGAGACTCTCGCTTTGGGTGAAGGCGCCCATGACCACCCTGAGTCTCCGGTCAGTCAACATGAACTCGTCCCGTCCCACTCTGACATTACCCCGAACTCAACTTCGCGCCCTTCTACGCCCACCAGCAGTCCCACTGGAACCAGCAGCCCTGCATTGGACACACCGACAGACACACCCAGCTCACCCTGCACAGTCAGAGATGGGGACTGGAGTTTCTCCTTTGAGCAGATTCTCGCATCTCTCCTGAACGAACCATCCGTCGTTCGCTTCTTCGAACGCGCTGTTGACACAGGTGCTTTGATCGCACGCGCACGTAAAAACCAGCTTAAAGATGCACACTAA
- the gja2 gene encoding LOW QUALITY PROTEIN: gap junction protein, alpha 2 (The sequence of the model RefSeq protein was modified relative to this genomic sequence to represent the inferred CDS: deleted 2 bases in 1 codon) — translation MGDWNSLGKLLENAQEHSTVVGKVWLTVLFIFRILVLGAAAEKVWGDEQSGFTCDTKQPGCQNVCYDVTFPISHIRFWVLQIIFVSTPTLIYLGHILHLVRMEQKQKCTEESGADKQALLSSKAGKGPIRDEQGKIRLQGVLLRTYVFNIIFKTLFEVGFIVAQYFLYGFDLKPLYTCNRWPCPNTVNCYISRPTEKTIFIVFMLAVACVSLLLNLVEMYHLGFTKCRQGLRYRRSHSVCDTVSKAPSEVVQFVPNYPYFPPHAPPPAPFPAEPHFNLSEPDGTFQQHGSRSVCKQNRENMAVERGGKPDAADVKISKAANSVPGSPSSQQRRPSHSSRYSNNKTRMDDLNLTRRRRDSITDSGLSRYEHTRDSLSRSLALSMMRFIYKSVIRSDIRIRESECKSV, via the exons ATGGGAGACTGGAACAGTCTTGGGAAGCTTTTGGAAAATGCCCAGGAACACTCCACGGTGGTGGGCAAGGTCTGGCTCACCGTACTCTTCATCTTCCGTATTTTGGTGCTCGGTGCTGCCGCAGAGAAGGTTTGGGGTGATGAGCAGTCCGGTTTCACCTGTGACACCAAACAACCTGGTTGTCAGAACGTATGTTATGACGTAACCTTCCCGATCTCTCACATCCGATTCTGGGTGCTTCAGATCATCTTCGTCTCCACTCCTACACTGATCTACCTGGGACACATCCTTCACCTGGTGCGTATGGAACAGAAACAAAAATGCACTGAGGAGAGCGGGGCGGACAAACAGGCACTTTTAAGCTCCAAAGCTGGAAAAGGTCCTATACGCGATGAACAGGGGAAGATCCGCCTGCAGGGAGTCTTGCTACGCACGTATGTCTTCAACATAATCTTCAAAACACTGTTTGAGGTGGGCTTCATTGTGGCACAGTATTTCCTGTATGGTTTTGATCTCAAGCCACTGTACACCTGCAACAGGTGGCCCTGCCCTAACACCGTCAACTGCTACATCTCACGACCTACGGAGAAAACCATCTTCATCGTGTTCATGCTGGCTGTGGCCTGTGTCTCTCTGCTGCTCAACCTGGTGGAGATGTATCACCTGGGATTTACCAAGTGCCGACAGGGTCTCCGTTACCGGCGCTCTCATTCAGTCTGCGACACTGTATCTAAAGCACCCAGTGAGGTGGTTCAGTTTGTGCCAAACTACCCGTATTTTCCACCTCACGCTCCTCCTCCGGCTCCCTTTCCCGCCGAGCCGCACTTCAACCTCTCGGAACCCGATGGAACCTTCCAGCAGCATGGCAGCCGCTCGGTTTGCAAGCAAAACCGCGAGAACATGGCTGTAGAGCGCGGCGGCAAACCTGACGCAGCGGACGTCAAGATCAGTAAAGCGGCGAATTCTGTCCCCGGATCACCCTCGAGCCAGCAGCGCAGGCCCAGCCATTCAAGTCGCTACAGCAACAACAAGACCAGGATGGATGACCTT AATCTAACCAGAAGGAGACGAGACTCCATCACTGATTCCGGTCTCTCCCGATATGAACACACAAGAGATTCACTCTCTCGCTCACTGGCACTGAGCATGATGAGATTCATTTACAAAAGTGTCATTCGGAGTGACATCAGAATAAGGGAGTCTGAATGTAAATCGGTGTGA
- the gjb1a gene encoding connexin 27.5 isoform X2 translates to MNWASFYAVISGVNRHSTGIGRIWLSVLFIFRILVLVVAAESVWGDEKAHFICNTQQPGCNSVCYDHFFPISHIRLWALQLIMVSTPALLVAMHIAHRRHIDKKLYRQAGRTSPKDLEQIKTQKMKITGALWWTYMISLLFRVLFESAFMYLFYMIYPGYKMFRLVKCDSYPCPNIVDCFVSRPTEKTVFTIFMLAVSGVCILLNIAEIIFLVARATSRHLNNSKDSAVGAWISQKLFSF, encoded by the coding sequence ATGAACTGGGCGTCTTTTTATGCCGTGATCAGCGGCGTGAACCGGCATTCCACTGGCATTGGGCGGATTTGGCTGTCTGTCCTCTTCATTTTCCGGATCCTGGTTCTGGTGGTGGCAGCTGAGAGCGTATGGGGCGATGAGAAAGCCCATTTCATCTGCAACACCCAGCAGCCTGGTTGCAACAGCGTGTGTTACGACCACTTCTTTCCCATCTCTCATATCCGACTGTGGGCGCTGCAGCTCATCATGGTCTCTACCCCCGCCCTGCTGGTGGCCATGCACATTGCACATCGTCGGCATAtcgacaaaaagttatatcGCCAAGCTGGCCGCACCAGTCCAAAGGATTTGGAGCAGATAAAGACACAAAAGATGAAGATAACCGGCGCCCTTTGGTGGACATACATGATTAGCCTGCTGTTCCGTGTGTTATTCGAATCCGCCTTTATGTATCTCTTCTACATGATTTACCCAGGCTACAAGATGTTCCGGTTGGTAAAGTGTGACTCGTACCCGTGCCCAAACATAGTCGACTGCTTTGTGTCCCGGCCAACAGAGAAAACAGTATTCACCATATTTATGCTTGCGGTGTCCGGCGTCTGCATCCTGCTCAACATTGCAGAAATCATCTTTCTTGTTGCTAGGGCAACAAGTCGCCATCTCAATAACTCCAAGGACTCCGCGGTGGGAGCCTGGATATCCCAGAAACTGTTTTCCTTTTAG